A genome region from Triticum aestivum cultivar Chinese Spring chromosome 2B, IWGSC CS RefSeq v2.1, whole genome shotgun sequence includes the following:
- the LOC123041996 gene encoding uncharacterized protein — protein sequence MGRRCVAAAAQGGVPRPHRLHLGEQGQGQPLVPHLCRQPIGHPLMYHEGKICLTVHFRRAHTSDGTRSASWWNQVHVVHGGMSWVLAGGWRRLQQNFLNPTLSIRPQRGGEVEMRWGQAILQRCCFFVLLVKISYGIKS from the exons ATGGGACGACGatgcgtggcggcggcggctcaagGAGGAGTACCGCGCCCTCATCGCCTACACCTCGGTGAACAAGGCCAAGGACAACCATTGGTTCCACATCTCTGCCGCCAACCCATAGGGCACCCGCTG ATGTACCACGAAGGGAAGATCTGCCTCACCGTGCACTTCAGGCGCGCGCACACTAGCGATGGTACAAGATCGGCTTCCTGGTGGAATCAGGTGCACGTCGTCCATGGTGGCATGTCATGGGTGTTGGCGGGCGGCTGGAGGCGGCTACAACAG AACTTTCTGAATCCGACGCTGTCAATCAGGCCGCAGAGAGGAGGTGAGGTGGAGATGAGATGGGGACAGGCGATCCTGCAGCGATGTTGTTTCTTTGTTCTCCTGGTCAAG ATTTCTTATGGAATAAAAAGCTAA